In Tessaracoccus flavus, the following are encoded in one genomic region:
- the hisH gene encoding imidazole glycerol phosphate synthase subunit HisH, producing MIRRVGLLDYGSGNLHSAARALSVAGADVTVSSDLAELRTLDGLVVPGVGAFAACMDSLSRSGGADLIREWAAAERPLLGICVGHQVLFDQGHEHGLVTPGIGLYEGAVVALEARRLPHMGWNTVDPGDTEILFEGLHGERFYFVHSYAAPGPVTAVRAATAEHEGSRFVAAAQRGTVSSTQFHPEKSGAAGARLIANWLRGH from the coding sequence CTGATCAGGCGGGTCGGGCTGCTGGACTACGGCTCCGGGAACCTGCACTCCGCCGCACGGGCGCTCAGCGTCGCCGGCGCGGACGTGACGGTCAGCTCCGACCTTGCAGAGCTCCGCACCCTCGATGGCCTCGTCGTGCCCGGCGTCGGCGCCTTTGCCGCGTGCATGGACTCTCTGAGCCGGTCCGGCGGCGCCGACCTCATCAGGGAGTGGGCGGCGGCTGAGCGCCCTCTCCTGGGGATCTGCGTGGGGCACCAGGTCCTGTTCGACCAGGGCCACGAACACGGGCTGGTCACGCCGGGCATCGGGCTCTACGAGGGGGCTGTTGTCGCCCTCGAGGCGCGCCGGCTCCCGCACATGGGCTGGAACACGGTCGACCCCGGCGACACCGAGATCCTGTTCGAGGGGCTCCACGGTGAGCGCTTCTACTTCGTGCACAGCTACGCCGCGCCCGGCCCGGTGACCGCCGTCCGGGCCGCGACGGCCGAGCACGAAGGCAGCCGTTTCGTGGCGGCCGCGCAGCGCGGAACGGTCTCGTCGACGCAGTTCCACCCGGAGAAGTCGGGCGCTGCGGGTGCCCGACTGATCGCCAATTGGCTGCGAGGTCACTAG
- the dnaE gene encoding DNA polymerase III subunit alpha: protein MSDQFVHLHCHTEFSMLDGAARIKDLFAGAERMGMPALAITDHGNLFGAYEFYKASKSFGVKPIIGLEAYLTPRTHRSERKRVQFGDGTGDDVASKGAYTHMTMWAADPAGMHNLFRLSSRSSLEGFFYKPRADRELLNEYGKGLIATTGCPSGEVQTFLRLGQYDNAVAAAAEFRDIFGEGNFYVELMDHGLDIETRVRHDLLRLAKDLSLPLVASNDLHYVHADDADAHDTLLCVSAGSRKAQQDRFRFDGNGYYLKSPAEMRALFREVPEACDNTLAIAERIETSFDEGMGTFMPKFPVPDGETEDTWFHKEVERGLHERYRGNISDEVRRRAEFETNVIASMGFTGYFLVVADFINWAKKNGIRVGPGRGSGAGSICAYALRITDLCPLQHGLLFERFLNPERVSMPDFDIDFDDRRRSEVIAYVSDRYGSDKVAQIVTYGSIKAKAAVKDAARVLDMPFAIGEQITKAMPADVMGKGVPLADLFDEQHKRYAEGNEFRELYQSSPDVRTVVDTAKGLEGLKRQWGVHAAGVIMSSDPLIDIIPLMKREADGAIITQFDYPGCESLGLIKMDFLGLRNLTVLDDAVRNIKLNRDFDLDLDELVHDMTDKASYDLLASGETLGIFQLDGGGMRTLLRQMQPDNFEDISAALALYRPGPMGAQSHTNYALRKTGLQEIVPIHPELAEPLEDILSTTHGLIVYQEQVQQIAQRVAGYSLGKADLLRRAMGKKKKEVLDAEFVPFSEGMKANGYSDGAIKALWEILVPFSDYAFNKAHTAAYGVISYWTAYLKANYPVEYMAALLQSVRDDKDKSALYLAECRRMGIEVLPPDVNSSEVMFTPVGDHIRFGLGAVRNVGDKVVTAWVAERAVKGPATDFHDFLDKAPLLMCNKRVIESLIKAGAFDEMGHTRRSLMGVFETAVDSIIDVKRNAENGQDGFDFGFDVGGGDAAEQRHDSVPEVDEWDRRTKLAFEREMLGLYVSDHPLNGLEHVLQTNGDRSVASIAAADGYRGQTKVCGLITAVNRRVNKAGNIWAQIVIEDLTSSIEVTVFPRTYDQVAAQLAPDTIVTVEGTAESGEDRGRMRASNVYSPHMSAEGQVGPLALTLPAVRCTPGVVNRLKEILAQYPGAAEVHLALRSGEQLKTFKLGEGYRVELTSALFADLKAVLGPSCVGVGRSD from the coding sequence GTGTCGGATCAGTTCGTCCATCTCCACTGTCACACGGAGTTTTCGATGCTCGACGGCGCGGCGCGGATCAAGGACCTGTTCGCCGGTGCTGAGCGGATGGGGATGCCCGCACTCGCGATCACCGACCACGGCAACCTGTTCGGCGCTTACGAGTTCTACAAGGCGTCCAAGAGTTTCGGGGTCAAGCCGATCATCGGCCTCGAGGCCTACCTGACGCCCCGGACCCACCGCTCGGAGCGCAAGAGGGTGCAGTTCGGAGACGGGACCGGCGACGACGTGGCTTCCAAGGGTGCCTACACCCACATGACCATGTGGGCAGCGGATCCAGCGGGAATGCACAACCTCTTCCGGCTGTCGAGCCGTAGCTCGCTCGAGGGATTCTTCTACAAGCCGCGTGCCGACCGGGAGCTGTTGAACGAATACGGCAAGGGGCTCATCGCGACCACCGGTTGCCCCTCGGGCGAGGTGCAGACGTTCCTGCGGCTGGGTCAGTACGACAACGCGGTGGCCGCGGCGGCGGAGTTCCGTGACATCTTCGGGGAGGGCAACTTCTACGTCGAGCTGATGGACCACGGCCTGGACATCGAGACCCGGGTCCGCCACGACCTGCTGCGGCTGGCCAAGGACCTCAGCCTTCCGCTCGTGGCCAGCAACGATCTCCACTACGTGCACGCGGACGACGCCGATGCCCACGACACTCTGCTGTGCGTCTCGGCCGGTTCGCGCAAGGCCCAGCAGGACCGCTTCCGCTTCGACGGCAACGGCTACTACCTGAAATCCCCGGCCGAGATGCGGGCCCTGTTCCGGGAGGTGCCGGAGGCCTGCGACAATACGTTGGCCATCGCCGAGCGCATCGAGACCTCCTTCGACGAGGGGATGGGCACCTTCATGCCGAAGTTCCCCGTCCCCGACGGGGAGACCGAGGACACCTGGTTCCACAAGGAGGTGGAGCGCGGCCTCCACGAGCGGTACCGGGGCAACATCTCCGACGAGGTGCGCCGGCGCGCGGAGTTCGAGACCAACGTCATCGCGTCGATGGGATTCACGGGCTACTTCCTCGTCGTCGCGGACTTCATCAACTGGGCGAAGAAGAACGGGATCCGGGTGGGCCCGGGCCGGGGTTCCGGTGCTGGTTCGATCTGCGCCTATGCCCTGCGCATCACCGATCTCTGCCCGCTGCAGCACGGACTGCTGTTCGAGCGGTTCCTCAACCCCGAGCGTGTCTCGATGCCGGACTTCGACATCGACTTCGACGACCGCCGCCGCAGCGAGGTCATCGCCTACGTCTCCGACCGGTACGGCTCCGACAAGGTGGCCCAGATCGTCACTTACGGCTCCATCAAGGCGAAGGCAGCGGTCAAGGATGCCGCCCGCGTCCTCGACATGCCGTTCGCCATCGGCGAGCAGATCACCAAGGCCATGCCTGCGGACGTGATGGGCAAGGGCGTGCCTCTGGCCGACCTCTTCGACGAGCAGCACAAGAGGTACGCCGAGGGCAACGAGTTCCGCGAGCTGTACCAGTCGTCGCCGGATGTGCGCACGGTCGTCGACACGGCGAAGGGTTTGGAGGGGCTGAAGCGTCAGTGGGGCGTCCACGCGGCCGGCGTCATCATGAGCTCCGACCCGCTCATCGACATCATCCCGCTCATGAAGCGGGAGGCCGACGGTGCGATCATCACCCAGTTCGACTACCCCGGCTGCGAGTCCCTCGGCCTCATCAAGATGGACTTCCTGGGGCTGCGCAACCTCACGGTCCTCGATGACGCGGTGCGCAACATCAAGCTCAACCGGGATTTCGATCTCGACCTCGACGAGCTCGTGCACGACATGACCGACAAAGCCTCCTACGACCTTCTGGCCAGCGGCGAGACGCTCGGGATCTTCCAGCTCGACGGCGGAGGCATGCGCACGCTGCTGCGCCAGATGCAGCCGGACAACTTCGAGGACATCTCTGCGGCGCTGGCGCTCTACCGCCCCGGGCCGATGGGCGCCCAGTCCCACACGAACTACGCGCTGCGCAAGACCGGCCTCCAGGAGATCGTGCCGATCCACCCCGAGCTGGCCGAGCCGCTCGAGGACATCCTGTCCACCACGCACGGCCTCATCGTCTACCAGGAGCAGGTTCAGCAGATCGCCCAGCGCGTCGCCGGCTACTCCCTGGGTAAGGCCGACCTGCTGCGCCGCGCCATGGGCAAGAAGAAGAAGGAGGTCCTCGACGCCGAGTTCGTCCCCTTCTCCGAGGGGATGAAGGCCAACGGCTACTCGGACGGGGCCATCAAGGCGCTGTGGGAGATCCTCGTGCCCTTCTCCGACTACGCGTTCAACAAGGCTCACACCGCCGCCTACGGGGTCATCTCCTACTGGACGGCCTACCTGAAGGCGAACTACCCGGTCGAGTACATGGCGGCCCTCCTCCAGTCGGTCCGCGACGACAAGGACAAGTCGGCCCTCTACCTCGCCGAGTGCAGGCGCATGGGCATCGAGGTGCTCCCGCCCGACGTCAACTCCTCGGAAGTGATGTTCACCCCCGTCGGCGACCACATCCGCTTCGGGCTGGGCGCGGTGCGCAACGTCGGCGACAAGGTGGTCACCGCCTGGGTCGCGGAACGCGCGGTCAAGGGCCCCGCGACGGACTTCCACGACTTCCTCGACAAGGCGCCGCTGCTGATGTGCAACAAGCGCGTCATCGAGTCCCTCATCAAAGCCGGCGCCTTCGACGAGATGGGGCACACCCGCCGCTCGCTCATGGGGGTGTTCGAGACGGCGGTCGATTCGATCATCGACGTGAAGCGCAACGCCGAGAACGGCCAGGACGGCTTCGACTTCGGCTTCGACGTCGGGGGCGGCGACGCCGCCGAGCAGCGGCACGATTCCGTGCCCGAGGTCGACGAGTGGGACCGCCGAACGAAGCTCGCCTTCGAGCGCGAGATGCTGGGCCTCTACGTCTCCGACCATCCGCTCAACGGCCTGGAGCACGTTCTCCAGACCAACGGGGACCGGTCCGTCGCCTCGATCGCGGCTGCGGACGGCTACCGGGGCCAGACCAAGGTGTGCGGGCTCATCACGGCAGTGAACCGGCGCGTCAACAAGGCCGGCAACATCTGGGCGCAGATCGTCATCGAGGATCTGACGAGCTCGATCGAGGTGACGGTGTTCCCCCGCACGTATGACCAGGTGGCCGCCCAGTTGGCGCCGGACACCATCGTCACGGTGGAGGGCACGGCCGAGTCCGGCGAGGACCGTGGCCGCATGCGCGCCTCCAACGTGTACTCGCCGCACATGAGCGCCGAGGGGCAGGTGGGCCCGCTGGCGCTCACCCTGCCCGCGGTGCGATGCACACCCGGTGTCGTGAACCGGCTGAAGGAGATCCTCGCCCAGTACCCGGGCGCCGCTGAGGTGCACCTTGCGCTGCGGTCCGGGGAACAGTTGAAGACCTTCAAGTTGGGGGAGGGCTACCGCGTGGAGCTGACCTCCGCACTCTTCGCGGATCTCAAGGCCGTGCTCGGGCCCTCCTGCGTGGGCGTCGGGAGGTCGGACTGA
- a CDS encoding ABC transporter permease, with the protein MTATLEAPAAIDPAAPPPRRKRRRVRQDPVTIALIAIVVAILFFLVLLPLGRTFLTAFSERGLDTLTGMWTSPVNRKILVNTVVLGLLVAAIGTLIGFVLAYAQARLQWRGKKIVHLLSLLPIVSPPFAVATAVITLFGRGGIISKQLLGLNWNVYGLGGLTLVLALSFFPVAYLNLLGMLRSLDPSMDEASQSLGANKWQVFRTVTLPMLIPGFAASFLLLFVESIADLANPIVLGGDFTVLASRAYIAIIGEYNLAAGAAYSMVLLVPALLVFIVQRYWANRQSAVTVTGKPAGSAKLNASNAARIPVLAVVGLIMVLIITIYGTVILGGFVRILGVNNTFTLDNYRYLFQGIGSDAIITTTVLALIATPIAGVLGMLIAWLVVRKLRRWAGAMDFLGMLGLAVPGTVLGIGYAIAYNTPVDAWGRRFLPALAGGGAIFAGAMAIVMVYIARSIPAGQRSGVAALQQIDPAIDEASTSLGASGLTTFRKVTIPLIRMALLSGLTYAFARSMTTISAIIFITTPRTRIMTSQILSEVEAGRFGNAFAYCTILILIVLAVIGLLNLGMRGKGSAAPTIPPAA; encoded by the coding sequence ATGACCGCCACACTGGAAGCCCCCGCCGCCATCGACCCTGCGGCGCCGCCGCCCAGGCGCAAGCGCCGCCGTGTGCGGCAGGATCCGGTCACGATCGCGCTCATCGCGATCGTCGTGGCCATCTTGTTCTTCCTGGTTCTCCTCCCCCTCGGACGGACGTTCCTGACGGCCTTCTCGGAGCGGGGCCTGGACACGCTGACGGGGATGTGGACCTCGCCGGTCAACAGGAAGATCCTGGTCAACACTGTGGTCCTGGGGCTTCTGGTGGCGGCGATCGGCACGCTCATCGGATTCGTCCTGGCCTACGCCCAGGCGCGGCTCCAGTGGCGGGGCAAAAAGATCGTCCACCTGCTGTCGCTGCTGCCCATCGTGTCGCCCCCCTTCGCCGTCGCGACCGCCGTCATCACGTTGTTCGGCCGGGGTGGCATCATCAGCAAGCAACTGCTCGGGCTGAACTGGAACGTCTACGGCCTCGGGGGTCTGACCCTGGTCCTGGCGCTCTCCTTCTTCCCGGTCGCGTATCTCAACCTGCTCGGCATGCTGCGGTCGCTGGATCCCTCCATGGACGAAGCGTCGCAGAGCCTGGGCGCCAACAAGTGGCAGGTCTTCCGTACGGTGACCCTGCCCATGCTGATTCCCGGTTTCGCTGCCTCGTTCCTGCTGCTCTTCGTCGAGTCCATCGCCGACCTCGCCAACCCCATCGTGTTGGGCGGCGACTTCACGGTTCTCGCGTCCAGGGCCTACATCGCCATCATCGGCGAGTACAACCTCGCCGCCGGTGCCGCGTACTCCATGGTTCTCCTCGTGCCGGCGCTCCTGGTGTTCATCGTGCAGCGGTACTGGGCCAACCGGCAATCGGCCGTCACTGTCACCGGGAAGCCGGCCGGCTCCGCCAAGCTCAACGCGTCCAACGCGGCCCGCATCCCGGTGCTCGCGGTCGTCGGGCTCATCATGGTGCTCATCATCACCATCTACGGCACGGTGATCCTCGGCGGCTTCGTGCGCATCCTCGGCGTCAACAACACGTTCACGCTCGACAACTACCGCTACCTGTTCCAGGGCATCGGTTCCGACGCCATCATCACGACCACGGTCCTGGCCCTCATCGCCACGCCGATCGCGGGCGTGCTCGGCATGCTCATCGCCTGGCTGGTCGTGCGCAAACTGCGCCGCTGGGCGGGCGCCATGGACTTCCTCGGCATGCTCGGGCTGGCCGTACCGGGCACCGTGCTGGGCATCGGGTACGCGATCGCCTACAACACGCCGGTGGACGCCTGGGGCCGCCGATTCCTGCCCGCTCTCGCGGGCGGGGGTGCCATCTTCGCCGGCGCCATGGCCATCGTGATGGTCTACATCGCACGCTCGATCCCGGCCGGTCAGCGCTCCGGCGTCGCGGCCCTCCAGCAGATCGATCCGGCCATCGACGAGGCGTCCACGTCGCTGGGCGCGAGTGGACTGACCACCTTCCGCAAGGTGACCATCCCACTGATCAGGATGGCGCTGCTGTCCGGTCTCACCTACGCCTTCGCCCGCTCGATGACGACCATCTCCGCGATCATCTTCATCACCACCCCGCGCACCCGCATCATGACCTCGCAGATCCTCTCAGAGGTGGAGGCGGGACGCTTCGGCAACGCCTTCGCCTACTGCACCATCCTCATCCTCATTGTGTTGGCGGTCATCGGCCTGCTCAACCTGGGGATGCGCGGCAAGGGATCGGCCGCCCCCACCATTCCACCAGCCGCCTGA
- the hisD gene encoding histidinol dehydrogenase gives MLRTLDFTDADGAYRSRLPRPNFDVEAAVDVVRPIVEGVARHGEQALSEFSQRFDHVVPDQFRVPADALVRAADDLDPQLAEAFTEAIRRRRQVAKALELEPEMPAVTLADGARVGLRNIPVDRVGLYVPGGLAPLASSVIMNVIPAQVAGVRSIAVASPPQRDFGGLPHPNILALCHLLGVDEVYAVGGAQAVAMFAHGVEGLCEPVSLITGPGNIYVVAAKRLVRGLVGIDSEAGPTEIAIVADDTANPAYVAADLISQAEHDPMAASVLITPSVDLADAVQGELATQVAKTRHRDRVTTALTGQQSAIVLVRDIDQAVAVADAYAAEHLEIQTADASAVAARIGNAGAIFVGDFSPVSLGDYSAGSTHVLPTAGCACHSSGLTVRSFVRTVHVIDYSRGALLEVADGVERFALAEDLPGHAAAISVRRR, from the coding sequence GTGCTGCGAACCCTTGACTTCACCGACGCCGACGGCGCCTACCGTTCACGCCTCCCGCGCCCGAACTTCGACGTGGAGGCGGCCGTCGACGTCGTCCGCCCGATCGTCGAGGGCGTTGCCCGGCACGGCGAGCAGGCACTCAGCGAGTTCTCGCAACGCTTCGACCACGTGGTGCCCGATCAGTTCCGCGTGCCGGCTGACGCGCTGGTGCGCGCCGCCGACGACCTCGATCCACAGCTCGCCGAGGCCTTCACCGAGGCGATCCGTCGCCGTCGCCAGGTCGCGAAGGCACTGGAACTCGAACCCGAGATGCCGGCGGTCACGCTGGCCGACGGGGCTCGGGTGGGGCTGCGCAACATCCCCGTGGACCGCGTGGGCCTCTACGTACCGGGTGGGCTGGCGCCGCTGGCGTCGAGCGTGATCATGAACGTGATCCCGGCCCAGGTGGCCGGGGTTCGGTCCATCGCGGTCGCCTCCCCGCCGCAGCGGGACTTCGGGGGGCTTCCGCACCCGAACATTCTCGCGCTCTGCCACCTGCTCGGAGTCGACGAGGTCTACGCGGTCGGCGGCGCCCAGGCTGTGGCGATGTTCGCCCACGGCGTCGAGGGCCTGTGCGAGCCGGTCTCGCTCATCACTGGTCCCGGCAACATCTATGTGGTGGCCGCCAAGCGGCTCGTGCGCGGGCTCGTCGGCATCGACTCCGAAGCCGGCCCCACCGAGATCGCCATCGTCGCCGACGACACGGCCAACCCCGCCTACGTGGCCGCGGATCTCATCTCTCAGGCCGAGCACGACCCGATGGCGGCGTCGGTCCTCATCACCCCATCGGTCGATCTGGCGGACGCCGTCCAGGGGGAACTTGCCACCCAGGTGGCAAAGACCCGCCACCGCGATCGCGTCACGACCGCCCTGACCGGGCAGCAGTCGGCGATCGTGCTGGTGCGCGACATCGACCAGGCCGTCGCCGTGGCCGACGCCTACGCCGCCGAGCACCTGGAGATCCAGACCGCCGACGCATCCGCCGTCGCGGCGCGCATCGGCAACGCGGGTGCCATCTTCGTCGGCGACTTCTCGCCGGTGTCGCTCGGCGACTACTCGGCGGGCTCCACCCACGTGCTCCCGACCGCCGGCTGCGCCTGCCACTCGTCGGGGCTGACGGTCCGCTCCTTCGTCCGCACGGTGCACGTGATCGACTATTCCCGTGGAGCGCTGTTGGAGGTGGCCGACGGGGTCGAACGGTTCGCCCTGGCCGAGGATCTGCCCGGCCACGCCGCGGCGATCTCGGTGAGACGCCGATGA
- the hisB gene encoding imidazoleglycerol-phosphate dehydratase HisB gives MNRTATIERATSESTITVSIDLDGTGASTISTGVGFYDHMLTALAKHSLIDITVEARGDLHIDGHHTIEDVAICLGQALKDALGDKAGIRRYGHAVVPLDEAVAEVVVDVAGRPYVTCQGEPDGQAYALIGGSGVPYAGSMTYHVFEALALNSGLCLHLTLRSGRDPHHIVEAEFKALARALRQAVERDPRHDGVPSTKGAL, from the coding sequence ATGAACCGCACCGCCACCATCGAACGCGCGACCAGCGAGTCGACGATCACCGTCAGTATCGACCTCGACGGGACCGGGGCATCCACGATCAGCACCGGGGTCGGCTTCTACGACCACATGCTCACCGCCCTGGCCAAGCACTCGCTCATCGACATCACGGTCGAGGCGCGCGGCGATCTCCACATCGACGGCCACCACACGATCGAGGACGTCGCGATCTGCCTCGGGCAGGCGCTGAAGGACGCGCTCGGCGACAAGGCCGGGATCCGACGCTACGGGCATGCCGTCGTGCCGCTCGACGAGGCGGTCGCCGAGGTCGTCGTCGACGTCGCAGGACGGCCCTACGTGACCTGCCAGGGCGAACCGGACGGTCAGGCCTACGCGCTCATCGGCGGATCGGGAGTCCCGTATGCGGGCTCGATGACCTACCACGTGTTCGAGGCGCTGGCGCTGAACTCCGGCCTCTGCCTGCACCTCACGCTGCGCTCGGGCCGCGACCCGCACCACATCGTCGAGGCTGAGTTCAAGGCACTGGCGAGGGCGCTGCGCCAGGCCGTCGAGCGGGATCCACGCCACGACGGCGTGCCGAGCACCAAGGGCGCGCTCTGA
- a CDS encoding ABC transporter substrate-binding protein, with amino-acid sequence MTRHRIARALAAGAAATALLFTSCAIDEPDTSPAPAGSGSESVAPEAEDSLVVACGNQEDVCQAWVGAFEEETGIATSYVRLASGEAVARLESAKSNPEFDVWHGGPVDGYNVAAAAGLLEQYDSPAAADIDDEYMDPDGYWGGIYVGVLGFCSNQAVLDSLGIEAPETWDDLLQPELKGQVMMAHPATSGTAFTTLWTQVVLRGGEEEGMDWMRQLHSNILQYTKSGSAPAQSAGRGEVATSIVFSHDCVKYEEQGMTDLVTTIPSDGTGWEIGGVALIKGAQHPNAAKLYYDWALSAEAQEIGPQHQSYQLFTNPNGAPDERMVNLDDVTLVDYDFKAAAEAKEELTARFDAEIAAAPKE; translated from the coding sequence ATGACCCGACACCGCATCGCACGAGCCCTGGCAGCCGGAGCCGCTGCTACCGCGCTGCTGTTCACCAGCTGCGCCATCGACGAGCCCGACACGAGTCCCGCGCCCGCCGGTTCCGGCTCCGAGAGCGTCGCTCCGGAGGCGGAGGACTCCCTGGTCGTCGCGTGCGGCAACCAGGAGGACGTCTGCCAGGCCTGGGTCGGCGCGTTCGAGGAGGAGACCGGCATCGCCACCAGCTACGTCCGCCTCGCCTCGGGGGAGGCGGTCGCACGACTCGAGTCGGCCAAGAGCAACCCCGAGTTCGACGTCTGGCACGGCGGCCCGGTCGACGGGTACAACGTCGCCGCTGCGGCCGGCCTGCTCGAGCAGTACGACTCGCCTGCAGCCGCCGACATCGACGACGAGTACATGGACCCCGACGGCTACTGGGGCGGCATCTACGTGGGCGTGCTCGGCTTCTGCTCCAACCAGGCCGTGTTGGACAGCCTCGGCATCGAGGCACCGGAGACCTGGGACGACCTCCTGCAGCCCGAACTGAAGGGACAGGTCATGATGGCCCACCCCGCCACGTCCGGGACCGCCTTCACCACGCTGTGGACCCAGGTGGTCCTCCGAGGCGGCGAGGAGGAGGGCATGGACTGGATGCGCCAGCTCCACAGCAACATCCTGCAGTACACCAAGTCCGGCTCCGCACCGGCACAGTCCGCCGGCCGCGGCGAGGTCGCCACCTCGATCGTGTTCAGCCATGACTGCGTCAAGTACGAGGAACAGGGCATGACTGACCTCGTCACGACCATCCCGAGCGACGGCACCGGCTGGGAGATCGGCGGCGTGGCGCTCATCAAGGGTGCGCAGCACCCGAACGCGGCCAAGCTCTACTACGACTGGGCCCTGTCGGCCGAGGCTCAGGAAATCGGCCCGCAGCATCAGTCCTACCAGCTGTTCACGAATCCGAACGGCGCCCCGGACGAGCGCATGGTGAACCTCGACGATGTGACGCTGGTCGATTACGACTTCAAGGCCGCCGCGGAGGCCAAGGAGGAACTGACGGCCCGCTTCGACGCAGAGATCGCGGCCGCTCCCAAGGAGTAA
- a CDS encoding histidinol-phosphate transaminase — protein MITLEELPLRADLVGQEPYGAPQLDVPVVLNVNENPYPPSPAVRREMADAVVAAAGTLNRYPDREALALRSDLAAYLGHGLAAEQIWAANGSNEVMAHLLTAFGGPGRKVLAFTPTYSMYPEYARNTCTEYVTAPRRADFTLDAASVQDAVREHEPTVLIIATPNNPTGTVTDPDVIDEICAGTDAIVVVDEAYQEFADTPSALSLLPRHPRLVVSRTMSKAFALAGGRVGYLAAAPAIVDACRIVRLPYHLSAQTQAVARVALAHADELLAQVRSLAAEARAFEQWARGRGFEVIDSQANFTLFGRFPDRHRVWQALLDRGILIRETGPDGFLRVSAGTPQEMAALRAALDDINPLEASSR, from the coding sequence ATGATCACGCTGGAGGAGTTGCCGCTGCGGGCTGACCTCGTGGGGCAGGAGCCGTACGGCGCCCCACAACTGGACGTGCCGGTGGTGCTCAACGTCAATGAGAACCCCTATCCGCCGTCGCCGGCGGTCCGGCGCGAGATGGCCGACGCGGTGGTCGCCGCCGCAGGCACCCTCAACCGCTACCCGGACCGGGAAGCGCTGGCCCTGCGCTCCGATCTCGCCGCCTACCTCGGCCACGGCCTGGCCGCGGAGCAGATCTGGGCCGCGAACGGATCGAACGAGGTGATGGCGCACCTGCTGACGGCCTTCGGCGGACCGGGGCGCAAAGTGCTCGCCTTCACTCCGACCTACTCCATGTACCCGGAGTACGCCCGGAACACGTGTACCGAGTACGTCACCGCTCCCCGGCGCGCTGACTTCACCCTGGACGCGGCGTCGGTGCAGGACGCCGTCCGCGAGCACGAGCCGACGGTGCTCATCATCGCGACGCCGAACAACCCCACGGGCACCGTCACCGACCCCGACGTCATCGACGAGATCTGCGCGGGAACCGACGCGATCGTCGTGGTCGACGAGGCCTACCAGGAGTTCGCCGACACGCCGAGCGCGCTGTCCCTGCTGCCCAGGCACCCCCGGCTCGTGGTGAGCCGCACGATGAGCAAGGCGTTCGCGCTCGCCGGGGGCCGCGTCGGCTACCTGGCCGCCGCCCCCGCCATCGTCGATGCCTGCCGGATCGTGCGCCTGCCGTACCACCTGAGCGCACAGACCCAGGCCGTCGCGCGGGTGGCGCTCGCCCACGCCGACGAGCTGCTGGCCCAGGTCCGCTCGCTCGCGGCGGAGGCGCGCGCCTTCGAGCAGTGGGCGCGTGGGCGGGGGTTCGAGGTCATCGACTCCCAGGCCAACTTCACCCTGTTCGGCCGGTTCCCGGACCGCCACCGCGTGTGGCAGGCTCTGCTGGACCGGGGAATCCTGATCCGAGAGACGGGCCCCGATGGATTCCTCAGGGTGTCGGCCGGCACCCCACAGGAGATGGCGGCCCTGCGGGCCGCCCTCGACGACATCAACCCCCTGGAGGCATCGTCACGATGA